In a genomic window of Gloeothece verrucosa PCC 7822:
- a CDS encoding NAD(P)/FAD-dependent oxidoreductase — protein sequence MQNTQLQEFDVVIMGAGFAGICQARHLMLTIPNLKIALIDPRPEDRQDKDMKIGESTVEIAALFISKDLGLHEYMIEHHTPKHGLHFHWPKNITNTQTLDDYYHAWSNRSTAIPTFHMNRAKFERDVLKMVKEMGVTFYNGRVVDVDLTPGDNPHLVTVKLGEEKFQLKAKHLIDAGGRNFIIGRKTDNIINDVDNLFGVNTGTAWIRVRNIDRNVFDSGYHPLRASSSTYYATNHFFGHGHWLWMIPSDSETMELSIGVIHHHDVIPANSVNTEEKFYEFLKANHTLLYDLIQSGENVDFHYRPKVAYKSKTMFSPDNWYVMGDAAYIFDAFYSYGTSTIALAIESVTEIIRAKLAGEPDAAKKQELYNKFNLTYADNVNYIMRDHKKQLGHASVMSWRIYFEYMWWFGLHVPMYVGKWHLDPTFVEQFVQRVPGNLNTLFADIYNQLNELVDRNANIGLMDCYRADQLIFGYHTLKHFDHFLENTKFEPRRCNVFADMKHTYFFVAIWYVLFQWKGFGLSGVLNPRHIYQFCRLLWLSAKAAIAERVYKSKIKGVPNNTEIEQMREEFKSYRYQPELQPWKTQVSTVKTDELMEVEKELVHR from the coding sequence ATGCAAAACACACAACTTCAAGAATTCGATGTCGTCATTATGGGTGCAGGTTTCGCTGGTATTTGCCAAGCACGTCATCTCATGTTAACCATCCCCAATCTCAAGATTGCACTCATTGATCCTCGTCCCGAAGATCGTCAAGATAAAGACATGAAAATTGGGGAATCTACCGTAGAAATAGCCGCGCTTTTCATCTCGAAAGATTTGGGATTACATGAATACATGATTGAGCATCATACTCCCAAACATGGCTTACATTTTCACTGGCCAAAAAACATCACTAACACTCAAACTTTAGATGACTATTATCATGCCTGGTCTAACCGCTCTACTGCTATTCCTACCTTTCACATGAACCGGGCAAAATTTGAACGGGATGTCCTAAAAATGGTTAAAGAAATGGGGGTTACTTTCTATAATGGTCGGGTAGTTGATGTTGACTTAACCCCCGGTGATAACCCTCACTTAGTTACCGTAAAACTGGGAGAAGAAAAATTCCAGTTAAAAGCTAAACATCTGATTGATGCAGGCGGACGGAATTTTATCATCGGTCGTAAAACTGATAACATTATCAATGATGTCGATAATTTATTTGGTGTTAATACCGGTACCGCTTGGATACGAGTCAGAAATATAGACCGCAATGTATTTGATAGTGGTTATCATCCTTTAAGGGCTTCTAGCAGTACCTATTATGCCACTAATCATTTCTTTGGTCATGGTCATTGGCTGTGGATGATTCCTAGTGATAGCGAAACGATGGAATTATCGATTGGTGTTATTCATCATCATGATGTTATTCCCGCTAATTCAGTCAACACGGAAGAAAAATTCTATGAGTTTCTCAAAGCTAATCACACCCTTTTATATGATTTAATTCAAAGTGGAGAAAATGTGGATTTTCATTACCGTCCTAAAGTCGCTTATAAGAGTAAAACGATGTTTTCTCCTGATAACTGGTATGTGATGGGAGATGCGGCTTATATATTCGATGCTTTTTACTCTTATGGAACTAGCACTATCGCCTTAGCCATTGAATCTGTGACAGAAATTATTCGTGCTAAGTTGGCTGGTGAACCTGATGCGGCTAAAAAACAGGAACTATATAACAAGTTTAATTTAACTTATGCGGATAATGTTAACTACATTATGCGTGATCATAAAAAGCAATTAGGTCATGCTAGTGTCATGAGTTGGCGGATTTATTTTGAATATATGTGGTGGTTTGGGCTTCATGTACCTATGTATGTTGGAAAATGGCATTTAGACCCCACTTTTGTCGAACAGTTTGTTCAACGAGTTCCTGGTAATCTCAATACTCTTTTTGCAGATATTTATAATCAGTTGAATGAGTTAGTGGATCGTAATGCTAATATTGGGCTGATGGATTGTTATCGGGCAGATCAATTAATTTTCGGTTATCACACGCTTAAACATTTCGATCATTTCTTAGAAAATACTAAGTTTGAACCCCGGCGCTGTAATGTTTTTGCTGACATGAAACATACTTACTTTTTTGTTGCTATCTGGTATGTATTATTTCAGTGGAAAGGTTTCGGACTTTCTGGAGTGTTAAACCCGCGTCATATTTATCAATTCTGTCGTTTATTGTGGTTGTCTGCTAAAGCCGCTATTGCTGAACGAGTTTATAAGTCCAAAATCAAAGGAGTGCCTAATAACACTGAAATTGAACAGATGCGCGAAGAGTTTAAGAGTTATCGCTATCAACCGGAGTTACAACCTTGGAAAACTCAAGTATCTACCGTAAAAACTGATGAATTGATGGAGGTAGAAAAAGAATTAGTTCATCGCTAA
- a CDS encoding NAD(P)/FAD-dependent oxidoreductase, which yields MNINQASEYDIIIMGAGFAGLCQARHLMLKIPHIKIALIDPRPEDRTEADQKIGESTVEMAALLIGKELGLYDYMIDNHPPKMGLNFHWPKQPKSTENLEDYYHIWINRQPPIPTFQMHRPKFERDLLRMNKEMGIEFYNGRVQDVEINSNNQPHVVKVKLNNGDYINLTAKHLIDAAGRQFILGRKTDNVIFEPEALKGIKTGSAWVRIKNIDRSIFHNGYDPENSVVSHYYATNHFFGHGHWLWMIPISQENQEVSLGIIHHHDVIDGKQINSREKFEAFLKSNHKVLYDLIKSGELVDFHYWPRIAHTSKTLFSQDNWYVIGDSACIFDAFYSLGTSMIAVAIESVTEIIRAKLAGEANAEQKRSAYNEFNLTFINAVNTFVSQHTKQLGNASIMSWRIYFEYMWWFGILVPMYLGKWHLDINFIREFLGPFRNFLNGLIPDVYQQLNQLVEKKVNLGLMDAIRADQLVGNYYTFKHFDDFLENAKLEPQRCNISGSMKYTLFYVAIWYIKFQWKGFGISGVINPKNIGHVVYLLSLSALSALGELKYKIQTRDLPSNTEVEKMREEFKEYQYQPELQPW from the coding sequence ATGAACATTAATCAAGCATCAGAATACGATATCATCATAATGGGTGCAGGATTCGCCGGATTATGCCAAGCCCGACACTTAATGCTCAAAATTCCCCACATTAAAATAGCTTTAATTGATCCGCGTCCAGAAGACCGCACAGAAGCCGATCAAAAAATCGGAGAATCTACCGTAGAAATGGCGGCACTTTTAATCGGAAAAGAACTCGGCTTATATGACTACATGATTGACAATCATCCGCCGAAAATGGGATTAAACTTTCACTGGCCAAAACAACCCAAATCCACCGAAAATCTAGAAGACTATTATCACATTTGGATCAATCGCCAGCCGCCCATTCCCACCTTTCAAATGCACCGCCCTAAATTTGAGCGAGATTTGCTCAGAATGAATAAAGAAATGGGCATAGAATTTTACAATGGACGAGTGCAGGATGTAGAAATAAATTCCAACAATCAACCGCACGTCGTTAAAGTAAAACTGAATAACGGAGACTACATAAACTTAACAGCAAAACATTTAATCGATGCAGCAGGCCGTCAATTTATCCTAGGACGCAAAACCGATAACGTCATTTTTGAACCAGAAGCCCTAAAAGGAATAAAAACCGGATCAGCATGGGTGAGAATCAAAAATATAGACAGAAGCATTTTTCATAACGGTTATGACCCCGAAAATAGTGTGGTGAGTCATTATTATGCTACCAATCACTTTTTTGGTCATGGTCATTGGCTGTGGATGATTCCTATTAGCCAAGAAAATCAAGAAGTTTCTTTAGGAATTATTCACCATCATGATGTAATTGATGGAAAGCAAATTAATTCTCGAGAAAAATTTGAAGCCTTTTTAAAATCTAATCATAAAGTCTTGTATGATTTAATCAAAAGTGGAGAATTAGTAGACTTTCACTACTGGCCGCGCATCGCTCATACCAGTAAAACTTTATTCTCTCAAGATAACTGGTATGTAATTGGGGATTCAGCTTGTATTTTTGATGCTTTTTACTCTCTCGGTACGAGTATGATTGCTGTGGCCATTGAGAGTGTCACAGAAATTATTCGCGCTAAACTAGCAGGAGAAGCCAATGCAGAACAAAAACGGTCAGCATACAATGAATTTAACCTAACCTTCATCAATGCAGTCAATACCTTTGTTAGCCAGCACACAAAACAACTCGGTAATGCAAGCATCATGAGTTGGCGAATTTATTTTGAGTATATGTGGTGGTTTGGGATATTAGTCCCCATGTATCTTGGTAAATGGCATTTAGACATTAACTTTATCCGAGAGTTTTTAGGTCCTTTCCGAAACTTCCTCAATGGATTAATTCCAGATGTTTATCAGCAGTTGAATCAACTGGTAGAGAAAAAAGTCAATCTAGGTTTAATGGATGCAATACGAGCCGATCAATTAGTAGGTAATTATTACACGTTTAAACATTTTGATGATTTTCTGGAAAATGCCAAACTCGAACCGCAACGCTGCAACATTTCTGGGAGTATGAAATACACCTTGTTTTACGTGGCTATTTGGTACATCAAATTTCAGTGGAAAGGATTTGGAATTAGCGGCGTAATAAATCCGAAAAACATCGGTCACGTTGTGTATCTATTATCATTGAGTGCTTTATCCGCTTTAGGGGAACTCAAATATAAAATTCAAACTCGCGATTTACCCAGCAATACAGAGGTTGAGAAAATGCGTGAAGAGTTCAAAGAGTATCAATATCAACCCGAGTTGCAACCCTGGTAA
- a CDS encoding NAD(P)/FAD-dependent oxidoreductase, whose amino-acid sequence MEPNQFSNYDVIIMGAGLAGLCQARHLKLNIPNIKIALIDFRPEDRDPVKDLKIGESTVEIAALFLSKDLGLHEYLIENHLPKHGLNFHWPKNPQKTDTINDYFHIWTNRNLPLPSFQINRSKLERDLLKMNKEMGITFIQGRVIDVELTAGEALNIVKVKIGETYQELSAKHLVDAAGRKFIIGQKTDNLLFGPENLLGLNNGSAWMRIKNVDRTIFHSGYDPLNSSASHYYGTNHFFGEGYWIWMIPIDKDPMEVSIGIVHHHHKLPGELIKNPEKFLEFLKANQTVLYNFIQSGEQEDFNYWPRIAHRSKMMFSPDNWYVIGDAAYILDAFYSYGSSTIAIAVESVTEIIRAKLAQEPDAEQKRAAYNDFNLSFAHSVNTLYRGHDNQLGNASVMSWRVYFEYMWWFGLQVPMYIGKWHLDLTYIPIFLKALNGSIDSLMLDLCKQFNQLAEEKANIGLMDFYRTEQFIWQYYPLKHYDDFVENAKYEPRRCNVFAGLKSTCFYAAIWYITFQVKAFGLKKLFTLKNLKHVVKLLALSLQGAIGELIYKSKIRGLPSNSEIEQMRQDFKTYRYQPQLQPWTVKSKETLEVSQENSAKIPALSQN is encoded by the coding sequence ATGGAACCCAATCAATTCTCAAATTACGATGTTATTATCATGGGAGCCGGTTTAGCTGGTTTATGTCAAGCGAGACACCTCAAATTAAATATTCCCAACATTAAAATTGCTCTGATTGATTTTCGTCCCGAAGATAGGGACCCTGTTAAAGATTTAAAAATTGGTGAATCAACAGTAGAAATCGCGGCATTATTTCTCTCCAAAGATTTAGGACTACATGAATACTTAATCGAAAATCATCTCCCCAAACATGGATTAAACTTTCACTGGCCAAAAAATCCTCAAAAGACTGACACCATTAACGACTATTTCCACATTTGGACAAACCGCAATTTACCCCTCCCTTCATTTCAAATTAACCGTTCTAAATTAGAGCGTGATTTGCTAAAAATGAATAAAGAAATGGGCATAACCTTTATTCAAGGTCGCGTGATAGATGTAGAGTTAACGGCTGGTGAAGCGTTAAATATTGTCAAAGTCAAAATTGGCGAAACTTATCAAGAATTAAGTGCTAAACATCTTGTAGATGCGGCTGGACGTAAATTCATTATCGGACAAAAGACGGATAACTTACTGTTCGGTCCAGAAAATTTATTAGGACTTAATAATGGTTCCGCCTGGATGCGGATTAAAAATGTAGATCGGACGATATTTCATAGCGGCTATGATCCCTTAAACAGTTCAGCCAGCCATTATTACGGAACCAACCACTTTTTTGGGGAGGGTTATTGGATCTGGATGATACCTATCGATAAAGACCCTATGGAAGTTTCAATTGGTATTGTTCATCATCATCATAAATTGCCTGGTGAACTGATAAAAAATCCTGAGAAATTTCTCGAATTTCTGAAAGCTAACCAAACGGTTTTATATAACTTTATTCAGAGTGGAGAACAGGAAGATTTTAACTATTGGCCAAGAATTGCTCATCGTAGCAAAATGATGTTTTCTCCTGATAACTGGTATGTCATTGGCGATGCGGCATATATTTTAGATGCGTTTTATTCCTATGGTTCTAGTACCATTGCTATCGCGGTAGAAAGTGTTACCGAAATTATTCGCGCTAAACTGGCACAAGAACCCGATGCCGAACAAAAACGAGCCGCTTATAATGACTTTAATTTATCCTTTGCTCATAGCGTCAATACGCTTTACAGAGGACACGATAATCAATTAGGTAATGCTAGTGTGATGAGTTGGCGAGTGTACTTTGAATATATGTGGTGGTTTGGCTTACAAGTTCCTATGTATATTGGAAAATGGCACTTAGACCTCACTTACATTCCGATCTTTTTAAAAGCTTTAAATGGCAGTATTGACAGTTTGATGTTAGATTTATGTAAACAATTTAATCAATTAGCCGAAGAAAAAGCTAATATAGGGTTAATGGATTTCTACCGAACCGAGCAATTTATCTGGCAATATTATCCGCTTAAACACTACGATGATTTTGTCGAAAATGCTAAGTATGAACCTCGTCGCTGTAACGTTTTTGCTGGTTTAAAATCCACCTGTTTTTATGCCGCTATTTGGTATATCACCTTCCAAGTAAAAGCCTTTGGACTTAAAAAATTATTCACACTCAAAAACTTAAAGCACGTTGTTAAACTATTAGCCTTATCACTTCAAGGTGCTATCGGTGAATTAATCTATAAATCAAAAATTCGCGGACTTCCTAGCAACAGCGAAATAGAACAAATGCGGCAAGATTTCAAAACCTATCGCTATCAACCTCAACTGCAACCTTGGACAGTTAAGTCAAAAGAAACTCTAGAAGTAAGCCAGGAAAACTCAGCTAAAATACCTGCACTATCTCAAAACTAG
- a CDS encoding carotenoid oxygenase family protein — protein MIAASQFTPSNYAWAKAFSHSATEFGPSVLPIITGEIPQGLRGSFYRNGPGCLERGQERIYHWFDGDGAILAVHFTDEGATGIYRYVQTQAYQAEEKAAKFFFGSYGRTPKGSIWNQLTLPVKNNANSGVLALDDCLLALWEAGAPYALNPKTLETLGLDKRLGLKEDDPYSTHPKQDPESGDIYNFGVRFGPKGSLMLYRSDATGKIQQKGQVSLDGLPLIHDFVLTKNYLIFFIPPVRLNLFPFLAKQKSFSDCLAWQPKKGMQILVIDRQKFTVVSQGITEPWFQWRFGNAYEDQDGTVVIDILRYDDFRINQFLQEVCHGNPQTPPIGSLWQMRLDPKTAKLLAQQKLVSESCEYPTFAPHLLGKPCRYTYLSLIEEKFPKTIGCFDQQTGILTKADLGMNCYPVSPIYAPDKNDREKGWILTEVFDGEQVKSEVWIFDALALEKGPVCRLALPKVVPFGFHGTWKAA, from the coding sequence ATGATAGCCGCTTCTCAATTTACACCTTCTAATTATGCTTGGGCAAAAGCCTTTAGTCATTCTGCTACTGAATTTGGGCCTTCTGTGTTACCCATTATTACAGGTGAAATTCCTCAAGGATTACGCGGTTCTTTTTATCGTAACGGACCTGGATGTTTAGAACGCGGACAAGAAAGAATTTATCATTGGTTTGATGGGGATGGGGCAATTTTAGCGGTACATTTTACTGATGAGGGGGCTACAGGAATTTATCGTTATGTACAAACCCAAGCTTATCAAGCAGAAGAAAAAGCGGCTAAGTTCTTTTTTGGTAGTTATGGGCGCACTCCTAAAGGTTCTATCTGGAATCAGTTAACTCTGCCGGTTAAAAATAATGCTAATTCGGGAGTATTGGCGCTTGATGATTGTCTTTTGGCACTTTGGGAAGCGGGCGCGCCTTATGCTTTAAATCCGAAAACGTTAGAAACTTTAGGTTTAGATAAGCGGCTGGGTTTAAAAGAAGATGACCCCTATTCCACTCATCCAAAACAAGACCCAGAAAGCGGTGATATTTATAATTTTGGGGTTCGTTTTGGTCCGAAAGGAAGTTTGATGCTTTACCGGAGTGATGCCACCGGAAAAATTCAACAAAAAGGACAAGTTTCTCTAGATGGTTTACCTTTGATTCATGATTTTGTATTGACTAAAAACTATCTAATTTTTTTCATTCCTCCAGTGCGTTTAAATTTATTCCCTTTTCTGGCTAAACAAAAAAGTTTTAGTGATTGTTTAGCTTGGCAACCGAAAAAAGGGATGCAAATTTTGGTGATTGATCGTCAAAAATTTACTGTGGTGAGTCAAGGAATAACTGAACCTTGGTTTCAGTGGCGTTTTGGTAATGCTTATGAAGACCAAGATGGAACAGTGGTAATTGATATTCTTCGCTATGATGATTTTAGAATTAATCAGTTTCTTCAAGAAGTTTGTCATGGGAATCCCCAAACGCCTCCTATAGGAAGTCTGTGGCAGATGCGGCTTGATCCCAAAACGGCTAAATTATTAGCTCAACAAAAATTAGTTTCTGAGTCTTGTGAATATCCTACCTTTGCTCCTCATTTACTCGGTAAACCTTGCCGCTATACTTATTTATCTTTAATTGAGGAAAAGTTCCCTAAAACGATTGGATGTTTTGATCAGCAAACAGGAATATTAACTAAAGCTGATTTAGGGATGAATTGTTATCCGGTTAGTCCCATTTATGCACCTGATAAAAATGATCGGGAAAAAGGATGGATTTTGACAGAGGTTTTTGATGGAGAGCAGGTTAAGAGTGAAGTTTGGATTTTTGATGCTTTGGCATTAGAAAAAGGTCCGGTTTGCCGATTGGCTTTACCGAAAGTTGTTCCCTTTGGTTTTCATGGTACTTGGAAAGCGGCTTAA